One Corallococcus exiguus DNA segment encodes these proteins:
- a CDS encoding NADAR family protein, whose product MGTTTTARFTFFWKEDSFFSQWHPSVFTVDGVRYTCAEQYMMAGKARLFGDTRVLEQMLRAATPKQHKALGRKVTPFDAALWERERERIVYEGNHAKFTQHPHLLEALLATAGTELVEASPLDRIWGVGLSAEDPRIQDPSTWRGLNLLGKVLTRLREDLLAQGHAPVRT is encoded by the coding sequence ATGGGTACGACGACGACGGCGCGGTTCACGTTCTTCTGGAAGGAAGATTCCTTCTTCTCGCAGTGGCACCCGTCCGTCTTCACGGTGGACGGCGTGCGCTACACCTGCGCGGAGCAGTACATGATGGCGGGCAAGGCGCGCCTGTTCGGTGACACGCGCGTGCTGGAGCAGATGCTGCGCGCCGCCACGCCCAAGCAGCACAAGGCGCTGGGCCGCAAGGTGACCCCGTTCGACGCGGCCCTCTGGGAGCGTGAGCGTGAGCGCATCGTCTACGAGGGCAACCACGCGAAGTTCACCCAGCATCCGCACCTCCTGGAGGCGCTGCTCGCCACGGCGGGCACGGAGCTGGTGGAGGCCAGTCCCCTGGACCGCATCTGGGGCGTGGGGCTCTCCGCGGAGGACCCGCGCATCCAGGACCCGTCCACGTGGCGGGGGCTGAACCTGCTGGGCAAGGTGCTGACGCGCCTGCGCGAGGACCTCCTCGCGCAGGGCCATGCACCTGTCAGAACTTGA
- a CDS encoding glycosyltransferase family 4 protein: MRRPVSTPGPIAFDATLWDEPTTGIGLYTRCLAEALEAQGVRLDRMGARKSGEHPRGVQKRTSWTLATLPRLLKASPPPVYHALSNFNLPLRRTPGTAYVLTVHDLVPLDFPHTVSAPYRWQFRLWLARSLMLADRLVCISESTRQDLLRRFPQVEPRTVVVHNGVDHVNASPLNEADEEFLHALNLPKDYVLYAGSLDVRKNVELVLEAQERLHARGRPFTLVLAGQAWYGSGKVETRIERMRSEGLDVRPLGYQSPAIFYALMRRAALFVFPSRYEGFGLPPLEAMRLGTPTVVSTAGSLPEVCGDAAPAVDPDDAEGLAAVIDRVLRSPEERRALSEAGQRQAAKFTWARTAEGMRAAYDAALRHR; encoded by the coding sequence ATGAGGCGGCCCGTGTCGACCCCCGGACCCATCGCCTTCGACGCCACCCTGTGGGACGAGCCCACCACTGGCATCGGCCTGTACACCCGTTGCCTCGCGGAGGCGCTCGAAGCCCAGGGCGTCCGGCTGGACCGGATGGGCGCGCGCAAGTCCGGCGAACATCCGCGCGGCGTCCAGAAGCGAACGTCGTGGACGCTGGCGACGCTGCCCCGGCTGCTCAAGGCGTCACCGCCGCCCGTCTACCACGCGCTCAGCAACTTCAACCTGCCGCTGCGGCGCACGCCGGGCACCGCGTACGTGCTCACCGTGCACGACCTGGTGCCGTTGGATTTTCCGCACACCGTCTCCGCGCCGTACCGCTGGCAGTTCCGGCTGTGGCTCGCGCGCAGCCTGATGCTCGCGGACCGGCTGGTGTGCATCAGCGAGAGCACGCGCCAGGACCTGCTGCGCCGCTTCCCCCAGGTGGAGCCGCGCACCGTGGTGGTGCACAACGGCGTGGACCACGTGAACGCGTCCCCTCTGAACGAGGCGGACGAGGAGTTCCTCCACGCGCTCAACCTGCCGAAGGACTACGTGCTGTACGCGGGCTCGCTCGACGTGCGCAAGAACGTGGAGCTGGTGCTGGAAGCGCAGGAGCGGCTGCACGCGCGCGGCCGGCCCTTCACGCTCGTGCTCGCGGGGCAGGCCTGGTACGGCTCCGGCAAGGTGGAGACGCGAATCGAGCGGATGCGCTCGGAGGGCCTGGACGTGCGGCCCCTGGGCTACCAGTCCCCCGCCATCTTCTACGCGCTGATGCGCCGCGCGGCGCTGTTCGTCTTCCCGTCGCGCTACGAGGGCTTCGGCCTGCCGCCCCTGGAGGCCATGCGCCTGGGCACGCCCACGGTGGTGTCCACGGCGGGCTCGCTGCCGGAGGTGTGCGGCGACGCCGCGCCCGCGGTGGATCCAGACGACGCGGAAGGCCTGGCGGCGGTCATCGACCGGGTGCTGCGTTCGCCGGAGGAGCGCCGCGCGCTGTCGGAGGCGGGCCAGCGTCAGGCCGCGAAGTTCACCTGGGCCCGCACCGCGGAAGGGATGCGGGCCGCTTACGATGCGGCGCTGCGCCACCGGTAG
- the gmd gene encoding GDP-mannose 4,6-dehydratase, whose amino-acid sequence MAKRALITGITGQDGSYLAELLLKKGYEVHGMVRRSSEEKFERIAHLQGKVTLHQGDLLDQFSLAALLNLTQPDEVYNLAAQSFVPTSWNQPVLTGEFTALGVTKMLEAIRHTRPQVRFYQASSSEMFGKVLEVPQSEDTPFYPRSPYGVAKAYGHHITVNYRESFKLFAVSGILFNHESPRRGLEFVTRKVTYNVARIKMGLQDTLPMGNLDAKRDWGFAGDYVDAMWRMLQQETPEDFVVATNETHTVRELVEIAFSRVGLDYQKHVKIDPAFVRPAEVDLLIGKYDKAKEKLGWEPTVRFKQLVEMMVDADLERVKAGQR is encoded by the coding sequence ATGGCCAAGCGCGCACTCATTACTGGCATCACGGGGCAGGACGGCAGCTATCTGGCGGAGCTGCTCCTCAAGAAGGGCTACGAGGTGCACGGCATGGTGCGCCGCTCTTCCGAGGAGAAGTTCGAGCGCATCGCGCACCTGCAGGGAAAGGTGACGCTGCACCAGGGCGACCTGCTGGATCAGTTCTCGCTCGCGGCGCTCTTGAACCTCACCCAGCCGGACGAGGTCTACAACCTGGCGGCACAGTCCTTCGTGCCCACCAGCTGGAACCAGCCGGTGCTCACCGGTGAGTTCACCGCGCTGGGCGTGACGAAGATGCTGGAGGCCATCCGCCACACCCGCCCGCAGGTGCGCTTCTACCAAGCGTCCTCCAGCGAGATGTTCGGCAAGGTCCTGGAAGTCCCGCAGTCGGAGGACACGCCCTTCTACCCGCGCAGCCCGTACGGCGTGGCGAAGGCGTACGGCCACCACATCACCGTGAACTACCGCGAGTCCTTCAAGCTCTTCGCGGTGAGCGGCATCCTCTTCAACCACGAGTCGCCCCGCCGTGGCCTGGAGTTCGTCACGCGCAAGGTCACGTACAACGTGGCGCGCATCAAGATGGGCCTCCAGGACACGCTGCCCATGGGCAACCTGGACGCCAAGCGCGACTGGGGCTTCGCGGGCGACTACGTGGACGCCATGTGGCGCATGCTCCAGCAGGAGACGCCGGAGGACTTCGTCGTCGCCACCAACGAGACGCACACCGTGCGGGAGCTGGTGGAGATCGCCTTCTCGCGCGTGGGCCTGGACTACCAGAAGCACGTGAAGATCGACCCCGCGTTCGTGCGCCCCGCGGAGGTGGACCTGCTCATCGGCAAGTACGACAAGGCCAAGGAGAAGCTCGGCTGGGAGCCCACGGTGCGCTTCAAGCAGCTCGTGGAGATGATGGTCGACGCGGACCTGGAGCGAGTGAAGGCAGGACAGCGGTAA
- a CDS encoding glycosyltransferase family 4 protein has translation MAVHQLIPSFGPGDASGQAALHLQLLLRRMGHVGDIYAEEVAGGLQGLARHVFTLKPKPDDLVLYHHGIASPLSGRLMHMDCKRGVVFHNISPARFYQDTPLEHALVAGRAQVAAMAPFLDVSIGDSDYNSAELRVAGHRNVHTVQLFIEQERFAASVADAAKLAELAGPGPTLVSVSRVMPHKRFEDLLALHRELLRIRPQARLLIVGGYEPGSRYFKSLQREMKDLSGVHFLGRLSHPELVAVYRSASVFVSMSEHEGFSVPIIEAMASDVPVLAYAAAAVPETLGGAGIAFDQKSYAFLAELVVDLCEDKDLRKSVLDGQARRLQHFSPTAAQVSLTRALEGVVAPPPRPRKAPAKRPRVALVVQRFGEVTGGAESHAAQVAEHLAPHWDVTVVTTCAKNHLTWENTFPPGEDRFGRTKVLRFPVTRTRNIHAFNDMSRHVFGHGNERLREEQWVAEQGPLSPGLMEHLATTQDAYDGYLFFTYLYAPTAWGLPLVSDRALLVPTAHDEPPIRFGVYGDVFNRPRVLMCNTPEEVEMLGRFHPNHARARVVGVGVDALPAVPDRFRAKYGVHGRYLLYVGRLEPGKGVPDLLKFHRQLRERYQDAPELVLAGEAHMDVSGEGVRHVGRISEQDKHDALAGALAVVVPSKFESLSLLTLEAFAQGTPVLVNGHSEVLVGQVERSGAGRVYRGLASFVEGLREVGEARDAMGKRARIYAQRHTWPQVVAAYREEMARIVEETHR, from the coding sequence ATGGCGGTCCATCAGTTGATCCCAAGCTTCGGCCCCGGCGACGCCTCCGGTCAGGCCGCGCTGCACCTGCAACTCCTGCTGCGCCGCATGGGGCACGTGGGAGACATCTACGCGGAAGAGGTCGCCGGAGGGCTGCAGGGCCTGGCCCGCCACGTCTTCACGCTGAAGCCGAAGCCAGACGACCTGGTGCTGTACCACCACGGCATCGCGTCCCCGCTGAGCGGGCGGCTGATGCACATGGACTGCAAGCGCGGCGTGGTGTTCCACAACATCAGCCCCGCGCGCTTCTACCAGGACACGCCGCTGGAGCACGCGCTGGTGGCGGGCCGCGCGCAGGTGGCCGCGATGGCGCCCTTCCTGGACGTGTCCATCGGGGACTCGGACTACAACAGCGCGGAGCTGCGCGTCGCGGGCCACCGCAATGTACACACCGTGCAGCTCTTCATCGAGCAGGAGCGCTTCGCCGCGTCCGTGGCGGATGCGGCGAAGCTCGCGGAGCTGGCCGGGCCCGGCCCCACCCTGGTGTCGGTGAGCCGGGTGATGCCGCACAAGCGCTTCGAGGACCTGCTCGCGCTGCACCGGGAGCTCTTGCGCATCCGGCCCCAGGCGCGCCTGCTGATTGTCGGCGGCTACGAGCCGGGCAGCCGCTACTTCAAGTCGCTCCAGCGCGAGATGAAGGACTTGAGCGGAGTGCACTTCCTGGGGCGCCTGTCGCATCCGGAGCTGGTGGCCGTGTACCGCTCCGCGTCCGTGTTCGTCTCCATGAGCGAGCACGAGGGCTTCAGCGTTCCCATCATCGAGGCCATGGCCTCCGATGTGCCTGTGCTGGCGTACGCGGCGGCGGCGGTGCCGGAGACGCTGGGCGGCGCGGGCATCGCGTTCGACCAGAAGAGCTACGCGTTCCTCGCGGAGCTGGTGGTGGACCTGTGCGAGGACAAGGACCTGCGCAAGTCGGTGCTCGACGGCCAGGCGCGCCGGCTCCAGCACTTCTCCCCCACGGCCGCGCAGGTGTCGCTCACGCGAGCGCTGGAGGGTGTGGTGGCGCCGCCGCCCCGTCCGCGAAAGGCCCCGGCGAAGCGGCCGCGCGTGGCGCTGGTGGTGCAGCGCTTTGGCGAGGTGACGGGCGGAGCGGAGAGCCACGCCGCGCAGGTGGCGGAGCACCTGGCGCCGCACTGGGACGTCACGGTGGTGACGACCTGCGCGAAGAACCACCTGACGTGGGAGAACACCTTCCCGCCCGGCGAGGACCGCTTTGGCCGCACGAAGGTGCTGCGCTTCCCGGTGACGCGCACGCGCAACATCCACGCATTCAACGACATGTCGCGCCACGTGTTCGGGCACGGCAACGAGCGACTGCGTGAAGAGCAGTGGGTGGCCGAGCAGGGCCCGCTGAGCCCCGGGCTGATGGAGCACCTGGCCACCACGCAAGATGCGTACGACGGCTACCTGTTCTTCACGTACCTCTACGCGCCCACGGCGTGGGGGCTGCCGCTGGTGTCGGACCGCGCGCTGCTGGTGCCCACCGCGCATGACGAGCCGCCCATCCGCTTCGGCGTCTACGGCGACGTGTTCAACCGTCCCCGGGTGCTGATGTGCAACACGCCGGAGGAGGTCGAGATGCTCGGGCGCTTCCACCCGAACCATGCGCGGGCGCGCGTGGTGGGCGTGGGCGTGGACGCGCTGCCGGCGGTGCCCGACCGCTTCCGAGCGAAGTACGGCGTGCACGGCCGCTACCTGCTCTACGTGGGCCGGCTGGAGCCGGGCAAGGGCGTGCCGGACCTGCTGAAGTTCCACCGCCAGCTGCGGGAGCGCTACCAGGACGCTCCGGAGCTGGTGCTCGCGGGCGAAGCGCACATGGACGTGAGCGGCGAGGGCGTGCGGCACGTGGGGCGCATCTCCGAGCAGGACAAGCACGACGCGTTGGCGGGAGCGCTGGCGGTGGTGGTGCCGTCGAAGTTCGAGAGCCTGTCGCTCCTGACGCTGGAGGCGTTCGCGCAGGGGACGCCGGTGCTGGTGAACGGGCACTCGGAGGTGCTCGTGGGACAGGTGGAGCGCAGTGGCGCGGGCCGGGTGTACCGGGGGCTTGCGTCGTTCGTGGAAGGGCTGCGCGAGGTGGGCGAGGCCCGGGACGCGATGGGCAAGAGGGCCCGCATCTACGCGCAACGGCACACGTGGCCCCAGGTGGTCGCGGCGTACCGGGAAGAGATGGCGCGCATCGTGGAGGAGACACACCGATGA
- a CDS encoding FAD-dependent oxidoreductase: protein MRALNDLASDPAPALQLGLPGFIFEDLYRPSGLRRLAERFDARLQGDAPDLFQTFDAYRKSGGASLSGPAESELLIQVARHVSRFVATLFGITPETERLASHLRGELPLFDFKREFITRRVFKKGAQDRPTLAEFPSLDARMRLLMQLGFPDALAHGDQERGLAESILTLLDLERLYSGNLPPAHQERAPALRERWAALRARLTATPEGEDAFGSSLVTKGDDAAELQSVRALLSLADRWTYARALHPETKALFHTWPTLRLPKPLVFDQLVQLQRPDAQMEEKTEGLEHHLRHRDGFKLTDRRGTPRDVMNEVDYCVICHERQKDSCSKGFPAKDPVAEGHSFKKNPLGIPLTGCPLDERISEAHALKREGDSVAALAMVTLDNPMCAGTGHRICNDCMKACIFQKQEPVNIPLAETATLTDVLALPWGFEIHGLLTRWNPLNIRRPYALPYVGRNVMVVGLGPAGYTLSHYLLNEGFAVTGVDGLKIEPFPDELVGRTGHELQPIHDWSKLTRELDERVLEGFGGVSEYGITVRWDKNFLTLIHLTLARREGMRIYGGIRFGGTLTVEDAWALGFDHVAIAAGAGRPTIIGMKNNLIRGIRKASDFLMALQLTGAFKRDSLANLQVQLPAIVIGGGLTGIDTATELMAYYPVQVEKTLERHEKLVADLGDATFLARLDAEERATYQTFLEHGRAVRAERHKAQAEGRAPDFIHLVRAWGGVSLAYRRGLTESPAYRLNHEEVSKALEEGIRFIERMSPTEALQDDSGAVRAIRFERMVTVDGKLKGSGQFFELPAKTVCVAAGTSPNVTYEKEYPGTFQLDEAKEYFQGHELVEDGSGFKLQPVEAQEDPEAKVGFFTSYQRDGRFVSFYGDNHPTYAGNVVKAMASAKDGHPQVARLFAKEVAGMDFNDTAAQDARESKRAAHFAKLDEAFLATVVGVNRLTPTIVEVVVRAPFAASHFSPGQFYRLQNFERNAPLVDGVRLTMEGLALTGAWVDKEKGLMGTIVLEMGSSSRLCAALKPGEPVVLMGPTGAPTEIGHNETVVLVGGGLGNAVLFSIARSLKAAGCRVVYFAGYRLKADSFKQDEIEAGTDQVIWSVDSGDLLDVRRAQDAAFRGNVVQAMVAYAEGKLGVKPVIPLSEVDRIIAIGSDRMMRAVAEARHGVLQPFLKPGHEALGSINSPMQCMMKEICAQCLQRHVDPVTGKETWVFSCYNQDQRLDHVDFVNLNQRLRGNTVLEKQGDAFLAQLLKKAPQLKRV, encoded by the coding sequence ATGCGCGCCTTGAACGACCTCGCCTCCGACCCTGCCCCGGCGCTCCAGTTGGGCCTCCCGGGATTCATTTTCGAAGACCTGTACCGCCCCAGTGGCCTGCGCCGGCTGGCGGAGCGCTTCGACGCGCGACTCCAGGGCGACGCGCCCGACCTGTTCCAGACCTTCGACGCCTACCGTAAGTCCGGAGGCGCCAGCCTCTCCGGTCCGGCGGAGTCCGAGCTGCTCATCCAGGTGGCCCGCCACGTCTCGCGCTTCGTCGCCACGCTCTTCGGCATCACACCGGAGACCGAGCGACTGGCCAGCCACTTGCGCGGAGAGCTGCCCCTCTTCGACTTCAAGCGTGAGTTCATCACACGCCGCGTCTTCAAGAAGGGCGCGCAGGACCGTCCGACGCTCGCGGAGTTCCCGTCGCTGGACGCGCGCATGCGCCTGCTCATGCAGCTTGGCTTCCCGGACGCGCTCGCGCACGGCGACCAGGAGCGAGGCCTCGCGGAGTCCATCCTCACGCTGCTCGACCTGGAGCGGCTCTACTCCGGCAACCTGCCTCCCGCGCACCAGGAGCGCGCCCCCGCCCTGCGCGAGCGGTGGGCCGCCCTGCGCGCCAGGCTCACCGCCACGCCCGAGGGCGAGGACGCGTTCGGCTCCAGCCTGGTGACGAAGGGCGACGACGCGGCGGAGCTCCAGTCCGTGCGCGCGCTGCTGTCGCTGGCGGACCGGTGGACGTACGCCCGCGCGCTGCACCCGGAGACCAAGGCCCTCTTCCACACCTGGCCCACGCTGCGGCTGCCGAAGCCACTGGTGTTCGACCAACTGGTGCAGTTGCAGCGCCCGGACGCCCAGATGGAGGAGAAGACGGAGGGCCTGGAGCACCACCTGCGCCACCGCGACGGCTTCAAGCTCACCGACCGCCGGGGCACCCCGCGCGACGTGATGAACGAGGTGGACTACTGCGTCATCTGCCACGAGCGACAGAAGGACTCGTGCAGCAAGGGCTTCCCCGCGAAGGACCCGGTGGCGGAGGGGCACTCGTTCAAGAAGAACCCGCTGGGCATCCCGCTCACCGGCTGTCCGCTGGACGAGCGCATCTCCGAAGCACACGCGCTCAAGCGCGAGGGTGACTCCGTGGCCGCGCTGGCCATGGTGACGCTGGACAACCCCATGTGCGCGGGCACCGGCCACCGCATCTGCAACGACTGCATGAAGGCCTGCATCTTCCAGAAGCAGGAGCCGGTGAACATCCCGCTGGCGGAGACGGCCACGCTCACGGACGTGCTGGCCCTGCCATGGGGCTTCGAAATCCACGGCCTGCTCACGCGCTGGAACCCACTCAACATCCGCCGTCCGTACGCGCTGCCCTACGTGGGCCGCAACGTGATGGTGGTGGGCCTGGGCCCCGCCGGCTACACGCTGTCGCACTACCTGCTCAACGAAGGGTTCGCCGTCACCGGCGTGGACGGCCTCAAGATTGAACCGTTCCCCGACGAGCTGGTGGGGCGCACCGGCCACGAGCTCCAGCCCATCCACGACTGGAGCAAGCTGACGCGCGAACTGGACGAGCGCGTGCTGGAGGGCTTCGGCGGCGTCTCCGAGTACGGAATCACCGTGCGTTGGGACAAGAACTTCCTCACGCTCATCCATCTGACGCTCGCGCGCCGCGAAGGCATGCGCATCTACGGCGGCATCCGCTTCGGCGGCACGCTGACGGTGGAGGACGCGTGGGCGCTGGGCTTCGACCATGTGGCCATCGCCGCGGGCGCGGGCCGCCCCACCATCATCGGGATGAAGAACAACCTCATCCGGGGCATCCGCAAGGCGTCCGACTTCCTGATGGCGCTGCAGCTCACGGGTGCCTTCAAGCGCGACTCGCTGGCGAACCTCCAGGTACAGCTGCCCGCCATCGTCATCGGCGGAGGCCTCACCGGCATCGACACCGCCACGGAGCTGATGGCGTACTACCCGGTGCAGGTGGAGAAGACGCTGGAGCGCCACGAGAAGCTGGTGGCGGACCTGGGTGACGCCACCTTCCTCGCGCGCCTGGACGCCGAGGAGCGCGCCACCTACCAGACCTTCCTGGAGCACGGCCGCGCCGTCCGAGCCGAGCGACACAAGGCCCAGGCGGAAGGCCGCGCGCCGGACTTCATCCACCTGGTGCGCGCGTGGGGCGGCGTGAGCCTGGCGTACCGCCGGGGCCTCACGGAGTCCCCTGCCTACCGCCTCAACCACGAAGAGGTCTCCAAGGCGCTGGAGGAAGGCATCCGCTTCATCGAACGGATGAGTCCCACGGAGGCGCTGCAGGACGACTCGGGCGCGGTGCGCGCCATCCGCTTCGAGCGCATGGTGACAGTGGACGGCAAGCTCAAGGGAAGCGGCCAGTTCTTCGAGCTGCCCGCGAAGACGGTCTGCGTGGCCGCGGGCACATCCCCCAACGTCACCTACGAGAAGGAGTACCCGGGCACCTTCCAGCTCGACGAGGCGAAGGAGTACTTCCAGGGCCACGAGCTGGTGGAGGACGGCAGCGGCTTCAAGCTCCAGCCGGTGGAGGCCCAGGAGGATCCCGAGGCGAAGGTGGGCTTCTTCACGTCCTACCAACGCGACGGCCGCTTCGTGTCCTTCTACGGTGACAACCACCCGACCTACGCGGGCAACGTGGTGAAGGCCATGGCCAGCGCGAAGGATGGCCACCCGCAGGTGGCGCGCCTGTTCGCGAAGGAGGTCGCGGGCATGGACTTCAACGACACGGCCGCGCAGGACGCGCGCGAGTCGAAGCGCGCCGCCCACTTCGCGAAGCTGGACGAAGCCTTCCTCGCCACCGTCGTCGGAGTGAACCGGCTCACGCCGACCATCGTGGAGGTGGTGGTGAGGGCGCCCTTCGCCGCCAGCCACTTCTCCCCCGGCCAGTTCTACCGGCTCCAGAACTTCGAGCGGAACGCGCCGCTCGTGGACGGCGTGCGCCTCACCATGGAGGGCCTGGCCCTCACGGGCGCGTGGGTGGACAAGGAGAAGGGCCTGATGGGCACCATCGTGCTGGAGATGGGCTCCTCGTCCCGACTGTGCGCGGCGCTCAAGCCCGGCGAGCCCGTCGTGCTGATGGGCCCCACGGGCGCGCCCACGGAGATTGGCCACAACGAGACGGTGGTGCTGGTGGGCGGCGGTCTGGGCAACGCGGTGCTCTTCTCCATCGCGCGCTCGCTCAAGGCTGCGGGCTGCCGCGTGGTGTACTTCGCGGGCTACCGGCTGAAGGCGGACTCGTTCAAGCAGGATGAGATTGAAGCCGGCACCGACCAGGTCATCTGGTCCGTGGACTCAGGCGACCTGCTGGACGTACGCCGCGCACAGGACGCGGCCTTCCGGGGCAACGTGGTGCAGGCCATGGTGGCCTACGCCGAAGGGAAGCTGGGCGTGAAGCCCGTCATCCCCTTGAGCGAGGTGGACCGCATCATCGCCATCGGCTCGGACCGGATGATGCGCGCGGTGGCGGAGGCGCGGCACGGCGTGCTCCAGCCGTTCCTCAAGCCGGGGCACGAGGCCCTCGGGTCCATCAATTCCCCCATGCAGTGCATGATGAAGGAGATCTGCGCCCAGTGCCTCCAGCGGCACGTGGACCCCGTCACCGGCAAGGAGACGTGGGTCTTCTCCTGCTACAACCAGGACCAGCGGCTGGACCACGTGGACTTCGTCAACCTGAACCAGCGCCTGCGAGGCAACACGGTGCTGGAGAAGCAGGGCGACGCCTTCCTCGCGCAGCTCCTGAAGAAGGCGCCCCAGCTCAAGCGGGTGTAG
- a CDS encoding class I SAM-dependent methyltransferase, whose amino-acid sequence MMDNAARRASEPHLAPVPDACYLCKGGRLRLRHRARGGTQAQGAAAYNCTSFGHRSHPPIWGCEDCGMMFQWPLVSPDTLLQAYQDVEDPLYVAEKDNRYHTFRRVLRELGPAQNRTLLDVGAYCGYFLDVAREAGFRPEGLELSRWAAGNARSLGFTVHGLPLRELAAKGLQYDVVTLWDVVEHFADPREELKAALKLVRPGGRIYLSTIDAGSLLARLMGGQWPWLMDMHLFYFGRRTLAMMLEEVGFRVTDVRTYTHIISADYLLRKVGASFTPSAPVLELVRRGVPSNWSIPFNLGDNMLMAAERPL is encoded by the coding sequence ATGATGGACAACGCCGCACGTCGTGCCTCCGAACCGCACCTGGCCCCCGTGCCGGATGCCTGTTACCTGTGCAAGGGAGGGCGCCTGCGGCTGCGTCACCGGGCGCGCGGCGGCACCCAGGCCCAGGGCGCGGCGGCCTACAACTGCACGTCCTTTGGCCACCGGAGCCACCCGCCCATCTGGGGCTGCGAGGACTGCGGGATGATGTTCCAGTGGCCCCTCGTGTCCCCGGACACGCTGCTCCAGGCGTACCAGGACGTGGAGGACCCGCTCTACGTCGCGGAGAAGGACAACCGCTACCACACCTTCCGCCGCGTGCTGCGCGAGCTGGGCCCGGCCCAGAACCGCACGCTGTTGGATGTGGGCGCCTACTGCGGCTACTTCCTGGATGTGGCGCGCGAGGCGGGCTTCCGCCCGGAGGGGCTGGAGCTGTCGCGCTGGGCGGCCGGCAACGCTCGGAGCCTGGGCTTCACGGTGCACGGACTCCCCTTGCGGGAGCTGGCGGCGAAGGGCCTTCAGTACGACGTGGTGACGCTGTGGGACGTGGTGGAGCACTTCGCGGATCCGCGCGAGGAGCTGAAGGCGGCGCTCAAGCTGGTGCGCCCCGGCGGACGCATCTACCTGTCCACCATCGACGCGGGCAGTCTGCTGGCGCGCCTCATGGGCGGGCAGTGGCCGTGGCTGATGGACATGCACCTCTTCTATTTCGGCCGCCGCACCCTGGCGATGATGCTGGAGGAAGTGGGCTTCCGCGTCACGGACGTCCGGACGTACACGCACATCATCTCCGCGGACTACCTGCTGCGGAAGGTGGGCGCGAGCTTCACGCCCTCGGCGCCGGTGCTGGAGTTGGTGCGGCGAGGTGTGCCGTCCAACTGGTCCATCCCGTTCAACCTGGGCGACAACATGCTGATGGCCGCCGAGCGGCCCCTCTGA
- a CDS encoding GDP-mannose 4,6-dehydratase — MRVLVTGADGFVGRHACAALRAAGDEVVEVHGPRGEGISSTALHFDIADEAKVKAAVSEVKPDAVLHLAGFSSVAKSHQNPARVFAVNTMGVVHLLTALRESAPKARVLLVGSGEVYGPVAEGTRAEESHRHVPLSPYAASKSSGELAGEQFFRSYGMEVILARPFNHLGAGQDPTFVVPSFAAQIRAIALGTVDPILRTGNLDAIRDFSHVKDVVDAYRLLLLKGEAGQAYNVGSGEGRTIRSLLEEMLQLSGVQASIELDPARLRPSDIPSLVADPGKLRALGWAPKLTVADALRDVLGPRVGSH; from the coding sequence ATGCGCGTCCTCGTCACGGGAGCGGATGGATTCGTCGGCCGTCATGCGTGCGCTGCCCTTCGGGCGGCCGGCGATGAAGTGGTGGAGGTGCACGGGCCTCGCGGCGAGGGCATCAGCAGCACCGCGTTGCACTTCGACATCGCCGATGAGGCGAAGGTCAAGGCGGCGGTCTCCGAGGTGAAGCCGGACGCGGTGCTGCACCTGGCCGGCTTCAGCTCGGTGGCCAAGAGCCACCAGAACCCCGCGCGCGTCTTCGCGGTGAACACCATGGGCGTGGTGCACCTGCTCACCGCCCTGCGTGAGAGCGCCCCCAAGGCGCGCGTGCTGCTGGTGGGCTCCGGTGAGGTGTACGGCCCGGTCGCGGAAGGAACGCGCGCCGAGGAGTCCCACCGGCACGTGCCGCTCAGCCCCTACGCGGCGTCGAAGTCCTCGGGGGAGCTGGCCGGCGAGCAGTTCTTCCGCAGCTACGGCATGGAGGTCATCCTCGCCCGGCCCTTCAACCACCTGGGCGCGGGGCAGGACCCCACCTTCGTGGTGCCGTCGTTCGCGGCGCAGATCCGCGCCATCGCGCTGGGCACGGTGGACCCCATCCTGCGCACGGGCAACCTGGACGCCATCCGGGACTTCTCCCACGTGAAGGACGTGGTGGACGCGTACCGGCTGCTGCTGCTCAAGGGCGAGGCCGGCCAGGCCTACAACGTGGGCAGCGGCGAGGGCCGCACCATCCGGAGCCTGCTGGAGGAGATGCTCCAGCTGTCCGGCGTGCAGGCGAGCATCGAGCTGGACCCGGCGCGGCTGCGCCCCTCGGACATCCCCAGCCTCGTGGCGGACCCGGGCAAGCTGCGCGCGCTGGGCTGGGCCCCGAAGCTCACCGTCGCGGATGCGCTGCGTGACGTGCTGGGCCCCCGGGTGGGCTCGCACTGA